In Deltaproteobacteria bacterium, the genomic stretch CGGCCTCAACCACGGTGATCTCGCTGCGATATACTCGTTGAATTACGTCTAGTCGTTTCTCGTCTTTCATTGTCAGGGTTGTCATCCTTCCACCCTGACATAATTACGTTGCCGTTAACCCCTGACATAATCACTTTGCTACAACAAAAATTCCATGTCACGTTGTCAGCCTCGGCAAAAGATTGTATAGAGAGCCGAACGCATTTTGGAGGTGCGCAATGTCTGCAGAGAAGTTCAACGTCGGCGGCGTCTTGCTCGATCAGCCGTTCAAGATTCGCCGTCTCGGCCACTTCGGCTTTAACATGGCGAATATGGAAGCGGGCCGCCGTTTTTACACCGATCTACTCGGCTTCAAGATTTCCGATGTAATGGATTACTCCAAGCGCGCCACGAGCCCCGAGCAAGTCGCCGGCCTCGGCGATCCCAACGGCTATTTTACCCGCTACGGCGGCGATCATCATGCCATGGTGCTGTTTCCCAAACGCGTGCGCGACGCGCTGGGCCGCAGCGAAAAACCGGGCGTCACCATCAATCAAATCACCTGGCAGGTTGGCAGCATGCGCTAAGTCGGCAGCGCCATCCAATGGTTCAACGACAACAACATCAAGCAGCAGCGCTCCGGCCGCGACATGCCAGGGTCCAATTGGCATACTTATCTTTACGATCCCGACGGCCATAGCAACGAACTTTATTACGGCATCGAACAGATCGGCTGGAACGGCCACAGCAAACCGCGCAGCATGTACGATCGCGGCTTCGACAAACCGCCGGAGCTGCCGCAAATCTCCGAGTACCAAGAAGTCGAACAGGCAAAAGCCAAAGGCATCGATCCCACGAGCGGCTATCGCCACGTCGACGATTTGCCGGCGACCTAGGATGTCGACGGCATCTTGCTCGCGCGGCCGTTCAAGATCGTCCGGCTCGCTCCGGTTTATCTATTTGCCGATGACATGCAGATCGCCGAGAATTTTTATCGCCAACGCATGGGGTTTACGTTGAGTGAAGAAATAAATTACCAAGGCCAGCGCTGTTTATTTTTTAGATGCAACACCGAACATCACTCCCTGGCGCTCTTTCCCACCGCGCTGCGCGAAGCATTGGGGTTGAGCCGCCACACCAAATGCGCCGCCCTGGGCTTGCAGCTCGCCAACTATCGCCAGCTCAAAGACGCCGTGAAATTTTTTCAAGCGCAAGGCTGCGAAATCAACGACGCGCTGCCGCTGGAACTCCATCCCGGAATCGACCACGCCGCCTACGTGTTCGATCCCGACGGTCACTGCATTCAGCTTTACTGTGCCATGGAACAGATCGGCTGGAACGGCAAAGTTAAACCGAAAGATTTGCGCGCGCCGAAAACCATCACCGACTGGCCAGCAACGCTGGATGTCAATGCGAATGCCTACGCCGGCGAACCGTTCCTGGGCCCGTGGGGGTAATCGACAGATTGATTCAATGGTAGGGGCGCAATTCATTGCGCCCATCTTCTCAATTCAGGAGGAAACATCATGGAAGAAAAAACAACTTTTCATTCGGACGGCCTCAAGCTTGCCGGTCTGGTCGACATTCCGGAAGACTACAAAGCCGGCGAGCGCCGGCCGGCCTTTATCATGCTGCATGGTTTTGGCGGCAATAAAGACGGCCAAGGGCAAAAGGTCGTCGGCAAACAAATGGCCAAATGGGGTTACGTCTCCCTGCGCGTCGATTTCCGCGGCTGCGGCGACAGCGAAGGCGAACGCGGCCGAATCATCTGTCTCGATCAAGTCGCCGACACGCGCAACGCGATTTCGTACATGGCGACCCGGCCCGAGGTCGATCCGCAGCGTATCGCGCTGATCGGCAGCAGCTTCGGCGCCGCTGTCGCCGTGTTTACCGGCGGCGCCGATAAGCGCGTAGCGGCGGTGATCTCCTGCGGCGGTTGGGGCGACGGCGAGAGAAAATTCCGCGGCCAACATCCGGGCGCGGAGAAGTGGGCCAAGTTCACCGCCATGCTCGAAGAAGGCAAGCGCCACCGCGAGCAAACCGGCAAGTCGCTCATGGTGCCCCGCTATGACATCGTGCCGATCCCCGACAAACTACGTAACCGCATGAGCCATGGTTCGATCATGGAATTCCCCGCCGAGACCGCCCAGAGCATGAACGATTTCCGCGCCGACGATCAGGTTGGCAACATCTCGCCGCGCCCGCTGCTGCTGCTGCACAGCGCCAACGACTCGGTGACGCCGACTTATGAGTCGATCGAAATGTTCAAGAAAGCCCGCCAACCGGCGGAACTGCATCTGTTATCAGACGTGGACCACTTCACCTTCAACGAAGAAAACCCGCGCCTAACCAACATCGTCCATGAATGGCTAGGAAAATATTTCCCAGCAGTGAAACAGTAGAGAGAAAACGAAGATTATTTTCACCACGAAGGACACGAAGTTCACGAAGGTTCGGAAATTGTTCTTCTTAAACTTCGTGAACTTCGTGTCCTTCGTGGTGAGTAACGCCTTTTCTTCAGAGTAGGAATCATCAGTGCCCAGAATCGATCACCGACAATTACTCACATTCTGCAACCAACTACTTTCACTCGGCGGCATGGCGCGCGACGACGCCGAGCTGGTCGCCCAACTGCTGGTACGCGGCGAGCTGCGCGGTTACCCCGGCCATGGCGTGATCCGCGTCAAGCCCTATTTGAATTGGATCAAGGACGGCACCTACCAGATCAAAGACCTGCCGGCCATCGAACGCCAAGGAAAGATCACGGCTGTCGTCGACGGCAAACATTACATCGGCCAAGTGGCGGCTCATTTCGCCATGGAGCTGGCGATCGAGAAAGCCAAAGAACACGGCGCCGGCATCGTCTGCTTGCGCCGCGCCGGCCACACCGGTCGGCTCGCCGACTACATGGAGATGGCCGCCGACCAAGGCATGATCGGCATGGCCGCCGCCAGCGTCGGCTCGGCCGTCACCGCGCTCTACGGCGGCATGGAACCGGTCACCGGCACCAACCCCATCGCCTTTGGCATCCCGGCGCGCGGCGGCAAGCAAATCATTCTCGACTTGGCCACCGCCTCCATGAGCATGGGCGAGATTCAAAAGCGCGTGCGCGGCAAAGAAAAAATTCCCGAGGGCGTCATGCTCGACGGCCATGGCTCTCCGACCACTGACTTCAACGCCTTTCGAGGTCCGCCGCGCGGCGTGTTCACCGCCTTCGGCGGCCACAAAGGTTCCGGCGTCGCCTTGATCACCGAAATTCTCGGCGGCCTATTGTCCGGCAACGGCATGGGAAAACTTTACTGGGACAACCGCGGCCATGGCGTCAACGGACTTTTTCTCCAAGCCGTCGCCGTCGAAGAGTTTCAAAAACTAGAAACGTTCTACGACAAAGTCGACGAACTCATCGCGTTTATTAAGTCGACAAAATGCGCGCCGGGCTTCAGTGAAATCCTCTTGCCCGGCGAATCTGGCCGGCGCAGAGAAGCGGCGAACCGGAAACATGGTGTCGAGATTGAAGAAGGCACTTGGAACGGCTTGATCGAACTCGCGGGCAATTTGAAAGTGATCGATATCCCCACCCCGCTGTAGAAAAAAGCCTTTTGCTTTTGTCGCCGAACGGAACTACTTATGAGCGAGAATTAGTCACATCCCACGCTCCGATTCACTCTCCCTTTGGGAGATGGTAAGGGTGAGGGCTCAGCCAAGGAGGAAACCATGGTTATCCGAGAACTCAAAGACGGTCGTTCCTATGTCAGCCTACAAGAAGACCACGCCGAACTAGCGGCGCAGTTCGCCGCCCACTGGGGCAACGCGCGTTTTTCCAAACTCCGTCCCTATGAAACGATGGTGTTCGCCACCACCTATCACGACAGCGGCTACCGCGAATTCGAAGGCAACCCGCCGATGAACGTCGCCAAAGGCCGCCCCTACGCGCACCGCGAAGAAGTTCCCAACTTCGAAGCGATCGAACTCAAAGCGTACAACAAAAACGTCGAATGGCTGCACGCGCAAAATCCCTACGCGGCTTTGATCGTCTCCATGCACCGCACCGGCCTGTGGCACAATCGATATAATATTTTCACCGCGCCGGCGGGCAACCTGCGCGAGCGCAGCGCCGCGGTCAAGGACGCCAAGATCAAGCTGGAAAGCCAACAAGCTGAGATCAAACGCAAGCTGGCGGAATTGGAACCCGGCTTTGAGAATGAATTGTCCTACAACTACATGGCCCTGCAAGTCTTCGACCTGCTGTCGCTCTACTTTTGTTGCGACGGCTACGCCAACGAAAACGAATTCAAAGAATACAAAATCGCTCCTGTGCGGGTTTCCTACGACAGCGACGAATCGGTCACACTCACAATCAAACCGAATGGCAAAGGCTCGGTGATCTTCGACCCATATCCCTGGGACATCAGCCCGCTAACAGTCTCCGCCCGCGCACGCATCGTCGCGCCGCCCGCGGAAAAGACGGAAGCGGCGGTAGCCGAGGCGTATCATAAGGCGGCAAGGCAACTGCTGACGTTCGAGATTTCGGCGTAGGTTTTGAAATCGATTGTAGGGGAGGACCCTTTTCGGAAGGCAACATCAGGATGTTCCCCCTACCAACTGACCCCAGCCGTTAATCACGACGACTGATAATCGGTCTGAAGCAGTGGCCGCTAAATTGCCAGCAGCATTTGCAAACATTAATATCTACAAAAGCGGCTCCGTATATTTGTAGTTAGCCTTCACTTAATTCAAGGAGAAAGCCATGCTTCAGTTACGTCCAAACTGTGAGTGCTGCAACAAAGATCTTCCACCGCAATCCACGGCAGCACGAATCTGTTCATTCGAGTGCACATTCTGCGTGTCGTGCGCCGATTCCATTCTTGGTGGCAAATGCCCTAACTGCGGGGGAGAGCTACTACCTCGTCCTCGCCGCCCAGCGAACAAACTTGCCAAGTACCCGGCCTCTGCAGAGCGTATCCATAAACCAGCGGGTTGCAGCAATGCCGCCTAACAACCGGTTCCGCGCGACCGGCTACGCCCGCGCGTGAACCGGAACGTTAGCAGCCTGCTGTGCGAATGCCCTATTAGCTACGCTAGAACTTCTAACGCCGTCGCCGCATAGATCCGCGCGGCGGCGCGGACTTCCTGCAACGACACAACTTCCTGATCGGTGTGGGCGAAGCGCAGATCGCCCGGTCCAAACATGATCGTCTCGATAGCGCGACGATTGAGATAGCCCGCATCCAACGCCGCTGGTGAATAAAATACTTCGCCGGCTTGTCCGTTAAACGCGCGACACGCGCTGCCCACGGCTGCTGCAAGAGCGCAATCGCCGCTAACTTCAGACGGAAACATAAACGCGCCGCCTGTGACTTCAATAGACCACGGCGACAGATTGGCTAGCGCATTTCGAATTTCTTCCAACGCGACATCTGGATCATCACCCGGCAGCAGCCGGCGGTCGAGAGTTATTCGACAAGTATCCGGCACCGTGTGGCTAATCTCCGGCGCGCTTTTTATTTGCGTCACTGTCAGCGTAGCTTTGCCGAGGCCAGTATGCTCAC encodes the following:
- a CDS encoding alpha/beta hydrolase, which translates into the protein MEEKTTFHSDGLKLAGLVDIPEDYKAGERRPAFIMLHGFGGNKDGQGQKVVGKQMAKWGYVSLRVDFRGCGDSEGERGRIICLDQVADTRNAISYMATRPEVDPQRIALIGSSFGAAVAVFTGGADKRVAAVISCGGWGDGERKFRGQHPGAEKWAKFTAMLEEGKRHREQTGKSLMVPRYDIVPIPDKLRNRMSHGSIMEFPAETAQSMNDFRADDQVGNISPRPLLLLHSANDSVTPTYESIEMFKKARQPAELHLLSDVDHFTFNEENPRLTNIVHEWLGKYFPAVKQ
- a CDS encoding DUF3891 family protein; translated protein: MVIRELKDGRSYVSLQEDHAELAAQFAAHWGNARFSKLRPYETMVFATTYHDSGYREFEGNPPMNVAKGRPYAHREEVPNFEAIELKAYNKNVEWLHAQNPYAALIVSMHRTGLWHNRYNIFTAPAGNLRERSAAVKDAKIKLESQQAEIKRKLAELEPGFENELSYNYMALQVFDLLSLYFCCDGYANENEFKEYKIAPVRVSYDSDESVTLTIKPNGKGSVIFDPYPWDISPLTVSARARIVAPPAEKTEAAVAEAYHKAARQLLTFEISA
- a CDS encoding DUF1272 domain-containing protein, producing the protein MLQLRPNCECCNKDLPPQSTAARICSFECTFCVSCADSILGGKCPNCGGELLPRPRRPANKLAKYPASAERIHKPAGCSNAA
- a CDS encoding Ldh family oxidoreductase, producing the protein MPRIDHRQLLTFCNQLLSLGGMARDDAELVAQLLVRGELRGYPGHGVIRVKPYLNWIKDGTYQIKDLPAIERQGKITAVVDGKHYIGQVAAHFAMELAIEKAKEHGAGIVCLRRAGHTGRLADYMEMAADQGMIGMAAASVGSAVTALYGGMEPVTGTNPIAFGIPARGGKQIILDLATASMSMGEIQKRVRGKEKIPEGVMLDGHGSPTTDFNAFRGPPRGVFTAFGGHKGSGVALITEILGGLLSGNGMGKLYWDNRGHGVNGLFLQAVAVEEFQKLETFYDKVDELIAFIKSTKCAPGFSEILLPGESGRRREAANRKHGVEIEEGTWNGLIELAGNLKVIDIPTPL
- a CDS encoding VOC family protein — translated: MLARPFKIVRLAPVYLFADDMQIAENFYRQRMGFTLSEEINYQGQRCLFFRCNTEHHSLALFPTALREALGLSRHTKCAALGLQLANYRQLKDAVKFFQAQGCEINDALPLELHPGIDHAAYVFDPDGHCIQLYCAMEQIGWNGKVKPKDLRAPKTITDWPATLDVNANAYAGEPFLGPWG